The sequence AATCCACTGATATCAGGGTGTCCCCTTCTGCCATACTCATGCTCAGACCTGTCAGAGACCATGAAAGCAGAAAAGTAAAGGACTCATTATCCTATTCCCGGGCCCCCAATCCTGAGGCAGAAAGggtcacacacacacctctccatCGTTAACCACTGTGACCTCTCCCTGACCTTAAGGTGCCAGTACTTCGAAGTAAGCGGTCACGTGTAAGCGCGGGTGTGTGAAGTTAACAGGAAGACACCCGGGCAAGGGAGCCCACAGAGGCCTCTTTTGGGGCAATTACCTGCTTATCCAGTTACATCCCTACACCCATCCCCGGTCCCgctccctctccatccctccctcttcccacgcGAACCTGGCTTCCGCGCCCCTACCAGAATGCCCTCCTATTAATATTTTAGGGCTAATCGAACTGATGGGCACGCCCCGGGGCCCTGTCCCAGGCTCACCCTCCTCGTCTTCCTCTCCGGTGGACTACCCCGGAGACCACCAGGCCAACGGTGCCCCCGGTTGCGTAACCGCCGCGCCCGGTAGCTTAGAACGCGGCTCCTCCTTCGCTGTCTCTCATGCCCATCACCTCCGCCGGCCAATCACACACGGAGCGCTCAGCCCAGAGCCCGCCCAGAGGGTGGGATTTCGGGACGCCAGTGTCTAGTAGCTCCAGAGCCTCCGATTGGCAGGGGGGCGGGATCTGTCCAGGGTCTCGGCTACGGTACTGCAGACCGAGCCCTCACCCCACCTCGGTCGCTAAGCGCAcgccttttttcattttctcgcGGGGATAAAGACAAAGACGAAGAAACACTTGAGATAAATCCAAtcattctgtaaatatttactgagagcctctgtgtgccaggcacagttctaggtgGTTGACATACGTTAATGAACAAAAAGGATCCCTGGACCGGAGGAGATTAAATTCTGGAGACAGATGATAAACACTAAAcatcataaacaaacaaacaaacaaacaaattaaatagAAGACATACAACTTTTCTGCCCTTTTTCTCAGTTCTCCTCCAATTCTGAGTCATGCCTAAGTCTGGAATTGGTAGCAGCGGAGATAAGTGTATAGGAGGTCCCAGTGGAGGTTATTTCTCCCTTTGTGATTCTGGAAGCGGCCCACCAGAGTCTACATTactaagaaaactacaaacaatgcTTATCTAAAGCAATCAATCCATCAATCACAAGCACAAGCAAAATAACCCATAATCACAACTGAATCAGTCAATCTAAGCCAAGTGACCAAGTTGCATGAATTTCTTTTGGGAGAAGGGAATTGTCAAGGGGAGTTGTGGGTGATGATTGTTAAAAATAGGGTCACcttgcacctatggtcaactaatctatgacaaaggaggcaaagatatacaatggagaaaagacagtctcttcaataagtggtgctgggaaaactggacagctacatgtaaaacaatgaaattagaacactccttaacaccatacacaaaaatgaactcaaaatggattcgagaccaaaatgtaagaccagacactataaaactcttagaggaaaacataggaagaacactctttgacataaatcacagcaagatctttttccatccacctcctagagtaatggaaataaaaacaaaaataaacaaatgggacctaatgaaacttcaaagcttttgcacagcaaaggaaaccataaacaagacgaaaagacaaccctcagaatgggagaaaatatttgcaaatgaatcaacggacaaaggattaatctccaaaatatataaacagctcattcagctcaatattaaagaaacaaacaacccaatccaaaaatgggcagaagacctaaatagacatttctccaaagaagacatacagatggccaagaagcacatgaaaagctgctcaacatcactaattattagagaaatgcaaatcaaaactacaatgaggtatcacctcacaccaattagaatgggcatcatcagaaaatctacaaacaacaaatgctggagagggtgtggagaaaagggaaccctcttgcactgttggtaggaatgtaaattgatacagccactatggagaacaatatggaggttccttaaaaaactaaaaatagatttaccatatgatccagcaatcccacttctgggtgtatacccagagaaaaccataattcaaaaagacacatgcaccccaatgttcattgcagcactatttacaatagccaggacatggaagcaacataaatgcccaccaacagacaaatggataaagaaggtgtggtacatatatacaatggaatattactcagccataaaaaggaacgaaattgagtcatttgttgagacgtggatggatctagagactgtcatacagagtgaagtgggtcggagggagagaaacaaatatcgtatattaacgcatgtgtgtggaacctagaagaatggtacagatgagccggtttgcagggcagaggttgagacacagatgtggagagcggacatatggacaccaaggggggaaaactgcggtggggtggggatggtggtgtgctgaattgggtgatggggattgacatgtatacactgatttgtATGGGATTgatgattaataagaacctgcagtataaaaaaacaaacaaacaaaacaactaatactaaactttcattgggttacctgtatggaaatatgttaatataaatgtttcagacattatgtgaaatttctaaaaatcttatatgttctggtataatgttataagtcataattctagttattactttaaaatgtatatctcagaaaaaactaaatttccttgtcaattgcaaaaaaaaaaaaaaaaaaatagggtcaccttatagataactaatgagaacatactgtatagcacagggaactctacttaatgcactgtggtgacctaaatgggaaggaaattcaaaaaagaggggacatatgtatatgtatagctgattcattttgctgtacagtagaaactaacacaacactggaaagcaactatactccaataaaaattaatttaaaaaaaaagtagggtcACCTTGAAGGCATTTGAATACAGATACCCTTAAGATTAAGAATGTGTATGAAGGAAAACTGTGGTGTTTATTGTTGCTCTTTGGAGTGCTTGTGTACCTTACATCCCTTCATAACATAAGACTCCATTTGTGAACATGCCAGGTTGGCAGACTTGGCAAGGTGAGATGGCTTTGCAATGGAAGCCATGGAGATTCATTATTCCATTAGTTCCCCACTACAAAGTGAGGATCCAGATCCTGGAGAATCATATAACCTCAGTGCTGGcattggggtgggagtggggtgggaagCTGAACTGAATTGTTACGCTtggtaatatttgaaaataatgctgAACAGAGTAACTGGctgatgttatttaaaatttattttttaaaaactagtttctCTGTAGAATTAAcctattgagtatctactatgtataTACACTGCAGGATATACAAAGATGGATGGTATATCATCTTTGCCCTCAAAGAGTTTTTTATTTAGTGTAAGGGACAAATACGCGTGCAAATGATGACAATACAATGCACAACATGCTAATTCAATTCCACAAGCATCCATTGAGAGCTCATCATGAGCCAGCCCTGTGCTATAACAAGGACAGAAAATATTATGAGAACACAAAGGAGCAAAGAGATTCATTCTGGCTGGGAAGACTGGGAAAGCATTCTTGGCGGAACCAACATATTACCCAAGGTTACACAACCACAAAcagtaagtgatggagctgggatttagTTCCAAGCAGTCTGAGTACAGAACCTACTCCCATGAATGCTATGCTCCGCCACCTCCCAGTACGTGGAGCTTGGAGTAAGGCCACTGAGGTAAGAAAGAGCAAGTAGTCAGGTGTGGCtggaccagggtttctcaaccctggctgcacattaggaCCTTGGGGAAAGCTTTGTAAAATACTGATACCCAGGCCTCACTCCCAGAAATTGCTTTCCAGGTAGTCCTAAAGCACAGCCAAGGTTCAGATGCCCTGGGCTAGCCTCTGGGGAGGCAAGACTGGAAAGGTAGGCTGGACCTAATCTGGCAAGCTGAAATACCATGCTAAGTTACCCTTTTCAACTTTATCCTATAGGTAAAGAAGAAGCCACTGGGTAGGAGAATTATGGGGTCAGAAGTATTCAGGATAATTATTCTGGCAGCAGCCAGAAGGATAGGTTTGGGGAGCAGATGAATAGCAGTTAGGAGAGTGGTGCCATCCCAGTGAGAAGTGAGGAAGAAACTCACCTAGGGTTGTAGAAATGTAAAGGAGGGGACATATATGAGACATCGCAGAGCAACTTCAACAGAGCCTGCTGACCAGTTAGAGAGAGGGGGTGACAAAGTGGGAGGAGTAGAAGATAACTGATGCTTTCAGCATGAGAGGGAACACTGGAGAAGTAGATTGGGGAATGCGGAGGTGTTCACAACTTCGTTTTCAGTCATATTGAGTTTGAGTTTCCTGAggaacattcatgtgcaagtgcTACATGGGAATTTGGAAATTTGAGTCCGTAATTAAGGAGAGAGAACTAAGCTAGATATCATTTAAACATAGGTGAGACCTGAAATTTCAGCATTTGGCTGAAATCATTAAGGAAGAGAATGTCTGAAACTACATTTATATGAGAAATACGAGGGCCTTGGAGAACATCTACATTTGGGGGGCAGGTGAGGAAAAGACATAAATGCAAGGACATGAAAGAAGAAACCAAGAAGGCACACAGGAGCAAGTGAGAAGAGAGTTccaacagagagaaaaatcaatgtcAAATGAGTAGGCCGAAGAAATAGCAGTTTTTGTCTTTAGGGTCATTGGAAGGTCACTGGTAGCCTAGCAGTTAAATAAAGCGGACAGAGGGGAACCAGACCACAATGGACTGGACAATGAGGGGGAGTCGAGGAAGTGGGGGCAGGAAATGTACAGTTTTCTATTAAGAAgtggagaagaggagaaaggaatggGACCCTAAGGTGAAAGGTGTGGTCAAGGGAAATGAGGCTTTTTTTGCAGGGCAAagttaagcatattttaaaaccacagaaGAGTGTGTGGATAGATATAACTTGAAGTTATCAAGATGCAGGGGTAAAGTGAGTCAATTCCTGGAGGGTACTGAAAGGGACTAAGTCAAGAGAACTCAAGGAAAGACAAAGATTCTTCTTCCtcataaaaaagagggaaagaagtcAAGACGGAGGGAGGCACCCTGGGAAATTCTGCCAGGCTGGAGGGGAGCTTCTGGAGTTGATGACAGGCAAGCCCCATGCTGAGATAATTGGGACCTTGAGAAGAGTTGGAAATATCTGGAAATGCATACATAGAGAAGGCAGTGGAGAGTCAACTAGGAAAGAAAACGAGGCATAAAAGGACTGCCTTGGAGCACCACCAAGGCATTTCTTTATAACATGTAAAAGCTGTATTATGACATGTTGAAGTATTAACACCGACCACTGCTGTCTGTATTATTTTCCATGTGCATGAATCTTTTAAgtagttacagggaaaaaagtaaGTTGCCTGTTCCAAAGAGCTTACACAAATGAATTTAAGTATGAAGACAAACTCTCTTCTGATGTTAGCAAGTTATGGAGTATCTTTAGCGCTGAAACCAGGCTATACTGAGCATTTTCGATCTGGTAGTGAACTTTATTATCATTACACTTGTCTGAGTCATTCTTGGGCCCTAAGAAGAGAGGGCCAGAGCTACCACGTGAGAGTAAAAcattatatcaaaataattagATTGGCTACAAAAACTTCCCCCCTTCTGCGTAGCAAAACCTAGCCGAGTTGCTAAAATTTGACGCAAGCTACAAACTATTTGCGACGAAAAGCATGGAGAGATAGTATACAGCCGTACCTGGGGCCCGTACAAGGCAGCCGAACGTGCTAAGAAAGGCTATCAGCAGGCCCACTCCCGCTAAGGGGGCAGACACCGGAATCCTGCGGCAGAATGACTTGAGGGCACATCTAGGCGCTCCGTCTTTTGCCAGAGAAGGGCACACCCCAGGATCTGAGACCATCGCTCTGAGAAAAATCCAAGCTCTTTGATGGAGCCCCAGAAAAGCCTCTCCCACCCCATTCCCCCGTCCCCTAAGGGAAGAGCTGGACGGAGCTGCAGAGTTGGCGGGACACCGGGTCAAGCGACACTCTGGTCGACCGCGCCCGCGCCCGGGGCGGCGCCCGGTGGTGTGCGGACTGCGCTTGCGCAcgcctcacccacccacccaccgtgGAATTCGCGGCGAGGCGGGGCTGGGCGCCCACGCTCTCCCGTCTCCAGGCAACCGAAAAAACAGAGGCTGAGAGCGCCTGCGCGGCCGTCGGTGGAGGTAGGGTGTGTGGTCAGGACAACTAAGTCCTGGGGTTTCCCCTGAGTAGGAGCTGTCCTCGAGAGCCTCAGGTACGCGGAAGGGCGGGAAGACATGGGGTCAGCAGCTCGACCTCCCAAGGGCCCGACAGACTGAAGAGCGAGGGCTTGTCCCCAAAGCGGAGTCTCCAGTAGAGGCTTCCCGGCTGAGCCCTCCGGGACAGAATGCGACTTAGGCGTTCCGGATCTAAAACCCGTGGCGGCCAGATCAGGTGGTCCCCGCCTCTCAGATTACAGACCTTCTGCCATCTGTGCCGCGGGGACTCCTTGGGTGAGGGTTTGCCAGCCAGGCACCTGCTGCAGGCCCTGAGCTGCAGCAGCTGTGCTCTTTGGGGTCAAGCATTGTTCCAGCAGGAGGGAAGCCCCGAGAACTCTTTGTGCCAGTCACTTACCAATGGGCcgcagttttctcacctataaaatgatgGGGCTAGACTCGGAGTCCTAAGGTCCCTAAATTCGAGTCCTGTAACTCTGAGAGAACCCCTCAGTTTACGGGTGAAGTAACTGGAGCCAGCGAGGGGAAGCTGCTTGTCCTGTGTCACAGGCCTAAAAACTGACTTTCAGTCCAATAGCTCTTTCCACCTGCTACGGAGTATGCTGTGTATGGCAGAGGCTGGTACTGATGCAAAGGAAAGCCAGGTGACAGGAACACCTGTATCACATTCCTTTTTCTATCCTCAGGACCTAATAAGCACCCGCAAGACATAATAAGTGTTcaccaaatgtttattgagtgaaaGCTCTGGCAGACCCAGCACCACTGTCCCTAAAAAGTCTAAGGGAAAATGTGGGTAGGACAAATGTAGTAACAGTTTACTTTAGCAGCCGAGGTGAACCTCAGACAAACTCCTCACATATGTCTGGTTTAAATCTCCCCTAGGCTTCAGTCCATGCCCTGAATGGCTGGTCTCCAATTGGCACTGCCTCTGCCTGTGGGCATTATGCTCCCACATAATAAAACAGAAGCTCCAGAGCTCCACTCAGCTAAGCAAGACCCCTCTGAAAAAGGTGACTCTTCCCAGCGGTCCTCTATGGGGCACCCGAGGAACAATTTCCAGCAGAAGCTTTTGAGCAACCAAGAGCTGATGCTGGATAATCTCTACACTCACCCCAAATGGAACACCTGCACGAAAGCCCGGAGCTACTCCTATCCCCGCTGTGCTGGAATCAGCCAGCAAGATTCAAGAAGCAATCCCCAGGGCCAAGCAAAGTGTTTGTTTTACTCACCAGGCCCTCAATCCCGGTATCCCAAAGCAAATAACCAGGAATTCATCTCCTTTACGAAGAAGCGAGTTGGGGTGGACCGGGCATACCCACTGAAACCTGTGTTTCATAGGAAGCCCCATAGTACAGGTGAGGCTGGCACTGATGGGAACCAGAATGTCTCTCCAAGACCCCCTGAGCCAAGAAAGTTTTCATACAGTAGCTTTGGTTCAAGGAACTGGGTGAATTCATCTGTGGTTGGTACAGTTGCTGCCAGTCAGGAGGACAGGGTCATGGCAAACCCCAACAGGATGGAGTGGACGCAGATCCAAAGACTAGAAGCTGCAGGGGAGAGTTTAGAGGAGGAAATCCGCAGAAAACAGACTCTTCTGAGGGAAAAGCTGAAGAAGACAGAGGAGGAACTCCGAAGGatccagaaggaaaaagaacaggCTGAGGAAAACGAAAAAAGAGAGCTACAGAGAATGGTACTCCCCAGGAGGAGAGTTAAAGGCAACAGCAATACCACATACAAACCTATCTTCTCCCCAGAATTCATGTCTGAGGAGGTCTTCAGTAGAGACACGGGAGAGGATGAAACTTGGGGACGGTCTCAAGAAAATTCTAGTCCATTCCAGTTCTCTGATTATGGAATTCAGAAGCTCAGAAGGGAAAGACTGGTGGCAAGCAATAACAACATCCGAGACCGATTCTCAGGGCGATTGAAGGAGACGTTTTCTCAAGCTTCAGAAGCGCCACTCAGTGCTTTGCGGAGGTCCACCAGCAATTCTAGCTCGTCTAGGGCACCACACTCCTCGGGCTCCAGCTGTTCCACTGAAGAGCCAGAACTGGGCGAGTGCAGCCACTGTGGCCGAAAGTTTCTCTTGCTCAGGCTGGAGAGACACTCCAACGTCTGCCGCAGGATGCAGAGTTCCAAGAGGAAAGTGTTTGATTCCTCCAGGGCCCGGGCCAAGGGCACAGAACTAGAGCAGTACTTGAACTGGAAGGGACCAGCCTCAGTCAAGGTAACAAGGGCCTTATGGATTTGCCTTGAGTGGGGATCATTTTAAGAGCCTCTTATATCCTCatccattttctttaaaaaaatttcatgtgTCATATAGGGAGAAAGTGAGAATTAACGTTTGATTTATTGATTACTACTGTGTGCCAGTCACAGTGATGGGAGCTTTTCATATgatcctcaccacaaccctgtgAAGATTTCATTATCTTTTATCAGTTCAAAAATCAAGTGTCAGAGAGGTTAACTTGCTTGAGATCACAAAGTCTTAAATGACAGTCAGCATATAAATCTGGGTCAGAATTACTCCAAAAATCtagacttaaaaaatatatgtccttttgattataaaagtaataaacacttactttagaaaatttaagagaatgaaaaatataaagaaaatattatgaagCATTTCACTACCCTGAGAGAATTCTTCGCTCTCTGCAATATATTCTGCTACCTCCCAAGATTAGGACTTGCTACCACTCCTATAACTGTATCTATTTTTTCAAGATTGGCTAATTTTGATATACCTTCTTAGTAAATACATGAAACACAA comes from Balaenoptera ricei isolate mBalRic1 chromosome 2, mBalRic1.hap2, whole genome shotgun sequence and encodes:
- the ZC2HC1C gene encoding zinc finger C2HC domain-containing protein 1C: MAGLQLALPLPVGIMLPHNKTEAPELHSAKQDPSEKGDSSQRSSMGHPRNNFQQKLLSNQELMLDNLYTHPKWNTCTKARSYSYPRCAGISQQDSRSNPQGQAKCLFYSPGPQSRYPKANNQEFISFTKKRVGVDRAYPLKPVFHRKPHSTGEAGTDGNQNVSPRPPEPRKFSYSSFGSRNWVNSSVVGTVAASQEDRVMANPNRMEWTQIQRLEAAGESLEEEIRRKQTLLREKLKKTEEELRRIQKEKEQAEENEKRELQRMVLPRRRVKGNSNTTYKPIFSPEFMSEEVFSRDTGEDETWGRSQENSSPFQFSDYGIQKLRRERLVASNNNIRDRFSGRLKETFSQASEAPLSALRRSTSNSSSSRAPHSSGSSCSTEEPELGECSHCGRKFLLLRLERHSNVCRRMQSSKRKVFDSSRARAKGTELEQYLNWKGPASVKAEPPWKSNWKQKHESFIRTLRQAREVQQVIAKGGNPSDLPPILPAENPDYIQCPHCSRHFAPKVAEWHIPKCKTIKNRPLPPRKHCS